Genomic segment of Deltaproteobacteria bacterium:
ACTCAGATCCTTTACGAGCTTGACCAGACGTCGGAACGGGGTACTCGTCAGAAACAAGTCCATCGCTTCGCCCGGAAGAACACGCAACCCTCCACTATGTTGCGCGAAATAGTCTTCCAGCACGGACTTCTCTGTTGCCGAGAACCTGTCCTGGGCGGCGATCAACTCCTCCATCCTTGTCCGCTTGATGAACAGCGCAGTCCTTGTGGCTTTGATCCAGCGCGCGACACGCGGCGTTCCGATGTAGCGGACACGGGTTTGGGGCAACCGGCGCGCCGCCTTCACCGCGAATCGTCTGTCGGCGGTGATCAAGTCGGAGTCGGCAACCTCGGCGCATGCCAAGTAGAGACAGTCATAGATTGGATGGTGGAGATCGATGGCGATCTCCGTAGCGCGGCCAAGGAGACCGGCGTCGTCATGGAGGACAAGGATGCGGGACAAACTCGCAAGTTCTTCAAAGTACGGCTGTGAATCGGCAACCTCGCCCCTGGCCGCCTTCTTCCAGATCGTGTTGGCGAATTCGACGAGCACGAGGGCCGGGGCGTACAACTGGAAACGAGGGGCAAGCAACAGCCGCGCCTCCCGGTGCGCGGGCTCGGGCACAAACCACTTGACGACGACGCTGGCATCGACCGTCAGCCTCACCGATCACGGTCCTCGCGCAACAGCTTGGCGCTGTCCGTCTGGGGGGTGCCGGCTGCCTGCGAGATGAGCTTTCCCGTACGGCCCCGGAAGTCCGCGATGCTCCGGTACCTTTCCACCATTTGCGTCAAAAGGTGACGGAGTTCCCCTTCGAGCGACCGCTGGTTCGCTTTCGCCTGCAACTTGAGCTGCTCGATGATCCTGTCGTCAAGGTTGCGGATGGTCAGATTGCCCATGTCATTCCTTTCTGAATGCATTATGATGGCATACCGCTTGCGTCCGTTCAACCACCGCAGCAAAATACAGCCGACGTTACTCCAGCTTGCACCCCTCACGGTGGCGGCGCAGGCAGTCGAGGTTGTAGTGGAAGACCGCGGCCTGGGCGCGGGCGAAGCCGGCACGGCCGGCGCCGTTCGCCCGGCTGCGCTGGTACCGCCGCCAGTCACCCTCGTTGCCGTCGCGCCAGTAGCCGTCAAGGATCTGAGCGGGCAGCGGCTTGAGTTGCGGGCGGGTGTTGTAGCGCGCGCCGGGCGGGCCGTCGCGGCCGGGCAGGCGGCGGCGTTCGCCCAGGAAGCCGTGGAAGGAGTAGAAGGCGTCGGCGCCCGGCAGGAACTCCATCTCGTAGTCGACGGTCCGGTCCGGGTCGGTAATGTCGTCCGCGGACATCGTCGGCCGCTCGCCGAATCCCATCATGAAGGCCCTGGCTTCGGAGTCGAGAAACCGCACCGCGCGCCGGACGGTGCGGCCGGGCGCGTGCGGGTACAGCTCGTTGGAGCGAATGGCGATGTCGATGTCGAAGCGTCCCTCGGGTCCCAACTCCACCGACTCGCCCACCAAGTGGGTGCGCAGGTAGTTGTGCTGCTGCAGCGTGAGGGCCACGGGACGCCCGGCCGCATCCAGAACAACGAACGCGGCGGTGTAGTGGTCGAGCTGGTGCCAGTCGTCCAGGTCGGCTACCAACCGCAGCGGCAAAGCGAACGCCATGGGCAGCGCCGCGGGCAGGCCGCTCAC
This window contains:
- a CDS encoding type II toxin-antitoxin system VapC family toxin — its product is MRLTVDASVVVKWFVPEPAHREARLLLAPRFQLYAPALVLVEFANTIWKKAARGEVADSQPYFEELASLSRILVLHDDAGLLGRATEIAIDLHHPIYDCLYLACAEVADSDLITADRRFAVKAARRLPQTRVRYIGTPRVARWIKATRTALFIKRTRMEELIAAQDRFSATEKSVLEDYFAQHSGGLRVLPGEAMDLFLTSTPFRRLVKLVKDLSDEERIDLLALGWFGAGLYPTWERSLEAAEADFARTSVEYVAGYSRHWQTGYNRVTSGSSRGQSQ